A genomic region of Kribbella sp. NBC_00382 contains the following coding sequences:
- a CDS encoding tetratricopeptide repeat protein — protein sequence MGTRLGGLLRTHRAAAGLSREALAERAALSVEAIRALENGRRRYPRPSTIEQLAGALGLPAGEQDLLVQAAQRPASQIVPRQLPPDLADFVGREQALDELVGALTAAPAAAGGAVLVAIAGMGGIGKTSLAVRAAQQTADAFPDGQLYVDLRGHGGDPVPPLEALGRLLWTLGVRDVPDELAAASARYRSMLAGRRVLLMLDNAASASQVGPLLPGTAETVTLVTSRRRLSGLDGARHLPLDLLSEAEGVRLLGSVAEHRTEQEPTAAAEVVRLCGRLPLALRIAGTYLADRPELSLAQLAAALTDEQSKLGVLSSTGLGVRSSLGVSIEALAASTRKVDQTAARALPLISLLPGDDFSLRVAAAALGLPAIEVETALEHLVDVNLLETPALRRYRIHDLIRAVGHDLALSMTSEEDRAALRLRVLDQYVAMLWRSDELDPQSPVRDKWHDPAWVAGAMDLPDLESALEEFEADRNSLVLTAQAAATGSAAERERVIRIAVGASLACRHHRRWLEWKQLNEFAVGVVDERSDPQGAFMIHFDLGLAQAELGDFAGGADHLATARRLAAELGEAEYEAKSLMNLAHMLEQADRLDEGRVAAQDSMEQAIRLGHESLEAYSRLILGQIAGKEGEFETQRAAFESTIGVIRRTDRPVRVAAMQLTIAEAYRTTGRYDEAVDALQQAEVIHRALGSDGGVAEVLDHLGAVWFELGRYEDALESQQDALKLALDVEAQDREANVRLRMGQTLAALGRVDEARVEWQAALRFYESQGSPQSAHARQLLARQ from the coding sequence ATGGGCACCCGGCTGGGCGGGTTGTTGCGGACGCATCGGGCTGCGGCCGGGTTGAGTCGAGAGGCGTTGGCCGAGCGGGCCGCGTTGAGTGTCGAGGCGATCCGGGCGCTGGAGAACGGGCGGCGGCGGTATCCGCGGCCCAGCACGATCGAGCAGTTGGCCGGTGCGCTCGGGTTGCCGGCAGGCGAGCAGGATCTGCTGGTGCAGGCTGCGCAAAGGCCTGCGTCGCAGATTGTGCCGCGGCAGTTGCCGCCGGATCTCGCGGACTTCGTGGGACGGGAGCAGGCGCTCGACGAGCTGGTCGGTGCGTTGACGGCTGCTCCCGCCGCTGCCGGCGGAGCTGTGCTGGTGGCGATCGCCGGGATGGGTGGCATCGGCAAGACCTCGCTGGCGGTTCGTGCTGCGCAGCAGACCGCTGATGCCTTCCCCGACGGCCAGCTGTACGTCGATCTGCGCGGGCACGGCGGCGATCCGGTCCCACCGCTGGAGGCGCTGGGCCGGCTCCTGTGGACCCTCGGCGTACGCGACGTACCGGACGAGTTGGCGGCTGCTTCGGCGCGGTACCGGTCGATGCTGGCCGGGCGGCGGGTGCTGCTCATGCTCGACAACGCGGCCAGTGCTAGCCAAGTCGGGCCGCTGCTGCCCGGTACTGCGGAGACGGTCACGCTGGTCACCAGTAGGCGACGGTTGAGCGGGCTGGACGGAGCCAGGCACCTACCCCTCGACCTGCTGTCCGAGGCCGAGGGGGTGCGGCTACTGGGCTCAGTGGCTGAGCACAGGACAGAGCAAGAGCCCACTGCAGCCGCTGAGGTCGTGCGGCTGTGCGGGCGCCTGCCACTGGCTCTGCGGATCGCTGGCACCTACCTGGCTGACCGGCCGGAGCTGTCCTTGGCGCAACTGGCGGCCGCGCTGACCGATGAGCAGTCGAAGCTTGGAGTGCTGTCGTCGACAGGTCTCGGCGTGCGGTCGAGTCTCGGCGTCTCCATCGAGGCGCTGGCGGCCAGTACTCGCAAGGTCGACCAGACGGCCGCCAGGGCACTCCCGCTGATCTCCCTGCTCCCCGGTGACGACTTCTCTCTGCGGGTTGCCGCGGCTGCTCTCGGTCTGCCGGCGATCGAGGTCGAGACGGCACTCGAGCACCTGGTTGACGTCAATCTGCTCGAGACGCCGGCACTGCGGCGGTACCGGATCCATGACCTGATCCGGGCTGTTGGGCACGATCTCGCTCTGTCGATGACGTCCGAGGAGGACCGAGCCGCGCTGAGGCTCCGGGTACTTGACCAGTACGTCGCGATGCTCTGGCGCTCGGATGAGCTGGATCCCCAGTCGCCGGTGCGGGACAAGTGGCACGACCCGGCCTGGGTGGCGGGCGCGATGGACCTGCCTGATCTGGAGAGCGCCCTCGAGGAGTTCGAGGCGGATCGCAACAGCCTGGTCCTGACCGCACAGGCCGCGGCGACCGGATCAGCTGCTGAACGCGAGCGGGTCATCCGGATCGCGGTCGGTGCGAGCCTCGCGTGCCGGCACCATCGGCGATGGCTGGAGTGGAAGCAGCTCAACGAGTTCGCGGTCGGTGTGGTCGACGAGCGATCGGACCCGCAGGGCGCGTTCATGATCCATTTCGACCTGGGACTGGCGCAGGCCGAGCTGGGCGACTTCGCCGGCGGCGCGGATCACCTGGCCACGGCTCGGCGGCTGGCCGCGGAGCTGGGCGAGGCGGAGTACGAGGCCAAGAGCCTGATGAACCTGGCGCACATGCTCGAACAGGCAGACCGGCTCGACGAAGGCCGGGTGGCCGCGCAGGACTCGATGGAGCAGGCGATCCGGCTCGGTCACGAGAGCCTGGAGGCCTATTCGCGGTTGATCCTCGGCCAGATCGCCGGGAAGGAAGGCGAGTTCGAGACGCAGCGGGCCGCCTTCGAGTCGACGATCGGCGTGATCCGGCGGACGGACCGGCCGGTCCGGGTGGCTGCCATGCAGCTGACGATCGCCGAGGCCTATCGGACGACCGGCCGGTACGACGAGGCGGTCGACGCGTTGCAGCAGGCCGAGGTGATCCATCGCGCCCTCGGGTCGGACGGCGGAGTGGCGGAGGTACTCGATCATCTCGGTGCGGTGTGGTTCGAGCTCGGGCGCTATGAGGACGCGCTGGAGTCCCAGCAGGATGCGCTGAAGCTGGCGCTGGACGTCGAGGCGCAGGACCGGGAGGCGAACGTGCGGCTTCGGATGGGGCAGACCCTGGCCGCGCTCGGCCGGGTGGACGAGGCACGGGTCGAGTGGCAAGCCGCCTTGCGCTTCTACGAGAGTCAGGGGAGCCCTCAGTCGGCGCACGCCAGACAGTTGCTGGCGAGGCAGTGA